The genomic interval GCGGTTCATCACCCGCCAAATAGGTGTCTTCAAAAATTTGCTCTTCGTCTGAAATGAGTTTTATCGTATGTTCAAAAGCGCCTTTATAACCTCGATGTGATACAGCAACTTTCAAATTCTCATGTTTCAGAGCGTGTGCAAGCAAGATCGTAAAGGGAGTTTTACCATTACCCCCAACCGTGTGATTTCCTACAGAAATAATGAAGGCATCAGCTTTGTATGATCTGAAAAATCTATATGAATAGAGAATTCGTCTCAGGCAAAGGATCAAAGAAAAAAGAAAAGCAAGGGGCAAAAATAGGTACGAAAGGATACTTCTCTTTACCCAATGCTTCTCAATAAATGAGTGTGCAGACATGGTTAGTCAAAATTTACTTCTGGAGTTTCTCTCTCGCTTTCGTCGATCTGGTACAGTGGTGCTTTATCAAAGTTGAAGATTCCGGCAAAAATGTTATTAGGGAATATTGAAATATTCTTATTATACACTGTGACGACTTCATTGTATCTCATACGGGCAACAGTGATGCGATTCTCGGTTCCAGCTAGTTCATCCTGGAGTCGGATAAAATTCGTACTTGCTTTCAGGTCTGGGTACTGCTCCACCACGACCATCAATTTTGATAATGCCTGTGTAAGTCCTGCTTGTGCCTGCTGGAATTGCTGCATCATTTCAGGAGTCAGATTATTAGCATCGATATTTATCGATGTTGCTTTTGCACGAGCCTCGATCACTTCGGTAAAAGTCTCTTTTTCATGAGCAGCATATC from Candidatus Cloacimonadota bacterium carries:
- a CDS encoding LemA family protein, whose protein sequence is MKKKGCIIAIIIVVVLAIALYGYVKGKYNSFVQQKLDVENNWAEIDNQYKRRADLIPNLVNTVKGYAAHEKETFTEVIEARAKATSINIDANNLTPEMMQQFQQAQAGLTQALSKLMVVVEQYPDLKASTNFIRLQDELAGTENRITVARMRYNEVVTVYNKNISIFPNNIFAGIFNFDKAPLYQIDESERETPEVNFD